A genomic window from Desulfomicrobium macestii includes:
- a CDS encoding SWIM zinc finger family protein, whose amino-acid sequence MRAIVRHSCYCPAWSGWPCWHAFAGMTPRFFCDFLECRHKAAFVDFKTAMYRKINCVLKLSRKSEFQKMR is encoded by the coding sequence ATTCGCGCTATCGTCCGACATTCATGCTATTGCCCGGCTTGGTCCGGCTGGCCGTGCTGGCACGCGTTCGCGGGAATGACACCCAGGTTCTTTTGCGACTTTTTAGAGTGTCGTCACAAAGCCGCTTTCGTTGACTTTAAGACCGCAATGTATAGAAAAATAAATTGTGTCTTAAAACTTTCACGCAAGTCCGAGTTCCAAAAGATGAGATAA